In a single window of the Nocardioides sp. L-11A genome:
- a CDS encoding LLM class flavin-dependent oxidoreductase, whose protein sequence is MKIGVGYPQGLDPAAALALVEQVDRAGLDSVWIAENPYWPGAFATAGAVAARSSRVEIGIGVVSAFTRSPAVLAMEAGQVQRLSGGRLVLGLGVGGPRVLEDLGIGVARPVDAIEETLVVLRALFGEGITAHEGAVHRLRDVRLSFPVAAPPLVVGTIGPRMLAMSAAAADGIVISAHVPPAEIERIARDHRAAERTGRRGRVTAFVAAALDDDPALARARLKADVAATMVRLLRIPSLLPVLTAGELTLADLEEAAACARDGRPDDVADRVVDELCLAGDLAAVTTRLERLAAAGVDEVVLLQAAEHPGFTAHAAGLADRAHALR, encoded by the coding sequence ATGAAGATCGGCGTCGGCTACCCGCAGGGGCTCGACCCGGCGGCCGCCCTCGCGCTGGTCGAGCAGGTCGACCGCGCCGGGCTCGACAGCGTCTGGATCGCGGAGAACCCCTACTGGCCGGGGGCGTTCGCGACGGCGGGCGCGGTCGCGGCCCGCTCCTCGCGGGTCGAGATCGGCATCGGCGTGGTCAGCGCCTTCACCCGCTCGCCCGCCGTGCTCGCGATGGAGGCCGGGCAGGTGCAGCGGCTCTCCGGCGGGCGGCTGGTGCTCGGGCTGGGCGTCGGCGGGCCCCGGGTCCTGGAGGACCTCGGCATCGGCGTCGCCCGCCCGGTGGACGCGATCGAGGAGACCCTCGTCGTCCTGCGCGCCCTCTTCGGCGAGGGCATCACCGCCCACGAGGGTGCAGTGCATCGGCTGCGCGACGTCCGGCTGTCCTTCCCGGTCGCGGCCCCGCCGCTGGTCGTCGGCACGATCGGCCCGCGGATGCTCGCGATGAGCGCGGCGGCCGCCGACGGGATCGTCATCTCCGCGCACGTGCCGCCGGCCGAGATCGAGCGGATCGCACGCGACCACCGCGCGGCCGAGCGGACCGGCCGGCGCGGCCGGGTGACCGCGTTCGTCGCCGCCGCGCTCGACGACGACCCGGCCCTCGCCCGTGCCCGGCTCAAGGCCGATGTCGCCGCGACGATGGTGCGGCTGCTGCGCATCCCGTCGCTGCTGCCCGTGCTGACGGCCGGCGAGCTCACTCTCGCCGACCTGGAGGAGGCGGCGGCCTGTGCCCGCGACGGGCGCCCCGACGACGTCGCCGACCGGGTCGTCGACGAGCTCTGTCTCGCCGGCGACCTCGCCGCCGTCACGACCCGGCTCGAGCGCCTCGCCGCCGCCGGCGTCGACGAGGTGGTGCTGCTCCAGGCCGCGGAGCACCCCGGATTCACCGCGCACGCGGCCGGCCTCGCCGACCGTGCGCACGCCCTGCGATGA
- a CDS encoding ABC transporter permease subunit, which translates to MSARTHRRRRQQGWIGWRVLRTATVVLGFAFVLGPVLPVVVQAFNDSPVFPDRMRGLTLHWFTDLLTYDEFVAGTWTSAKIGIGATALALVLGVSTAFAVTRGPRWMSGAGVTSVLMGPIVIPQIVVGLAILQVINQLQLRVGLAGLVVAHGVFVAPFVIRLVAGALQTQGTSYEATAMALGSSPVRVLTTVTFPMLRPALIASSVFAFTLSFVNVPLSLFLAPSDQRPLPISIYQQMASNRSPVLAALSLLLAVLLLAAAAAVERFLRVRLLQ; encoded by the coding sequence ATGAGCGCCCGGACGCACCGCCGACGGCGGCAGCAGGGCTGGATCGGCTGGCGGGTGCTGCGGACGGCGACGGTGGTGCTCGGGTTCGCCTTCGTGCTCGGACCCGTGCTGCCCGTGGTCGTGCAGGCCTTCAACGACTCGCCGGTCTTCCCCGACCGGATGCGCGGCCTCACCCTGCACTGGTTCACCGACCTACTCACCTACGACGAGTTCGTCGCGGGCACCTGGACCAGCGCCAAGATCGGGATCGGGGCCACCGCCCTCGCGCTGGTCCTCGGTGTCTCCACGGCGTTCGCGGTGACCCGCGGTCCGCGGTGGATGTCGGGTGCGGGGGTGACGTCGGTGCTGATGGGCCCGATCGTCATCCCGCAGATCGTGGTCGGCCTGGCGATCCTCCAGGTGATCAACCAGCTCCAGCTCCGGGTCGGCCTGGCGGGACTCGTGGTGGCGCACGGGGTCTTCGTCGCGCCGTTCGTGATCCGGCTGGTCGCCGGCGCCCTGCAGACCCAGGGGACGTCGTACGAGGCGACGGCGATGGCCCTCGGCTCCTCGCCCGTCCGGGTGCTGACGACGGTCACCTTCCCCATGCTGCGCCCGGCACTCATCGCGAGCTCGGTGTTCGCGTTCACCCTCTCCTTCGTGAACGTGCCGCTCTCGCTGTTCCTGGCGCCCTCGGACCAGCGTCCGCTCCCGATCAGCATCTACCAGCAGATGGCCAGCAACCGCAGCCCCGTGCTCGCTGCGCTGTCCCTGCTGCTGGCGGTTCTCCTCCTGGCGGCGGCTGCCGCCGTGGAACGGTTCCTACGAGTGAGGTTGCTTCAATGA
- a CDS encoding M20/M25/M40 family metallo-hydrolase, whose translation MTVIGPELLDDVYARLDDELDAALAVLAEHVAQPSVSSTGEGIRDAADRLCAFVRACGLTGEVVGTAGHPAVVGRRPGPPGAPRLTFYGHYDVQPAAAADGWTSAPFAPTLRDGRLYGRGSADNKAQHLAVLHGLRALLAARPDLPVDVSVIIDGEEETTSPSLGPVLAAHRATVGSDLVVATDGAMHRSGAPTVVRGCRGLVYVEVAVTGAERELHGGSYGGAVPNAASRLVAALASLHDADGRVAVAGFPDSTADPEAPALRPHLGIAGLGGGFQGQGMKTVVPHRAHAKVECRLVPGQPAREVGAAVVAHLERFAGVSARVIGATDPYRCAADEPWLGTVVDALARAGGTAPEVVTSLGGTLPLAALADGLDAPVLLVPLAGADQNNHGVDENVRVDDYRYGMRAAVAITAAVAAVAARSEEER comes from the coding sequence GTGACGGTGATCGGCCCGGAGCTCCTCGACGACGTGTACGCCCGTCTCGACGACGAACTGGACGCCGCGCTCGCCGTACTCGCCGAGCACGTCGCCCAGCCGAGCGTGAGCTCGACCGGCGAGGGGATCCGGGACGCGGCCGACCGGCTGTGCGCGTTCGTGCGGGCCTGTGGCCTCACCGGCGAGGTGGTCGGGACCGCCGGTCATCCGGCTGTCGTCGGGCGCCGCCCCGGACCGCCCGGAGCGCCCCGACTGACGTTCTACGGCCACTACGACGTGCAGCCCGCGGCCGCCGCCGACGGCTGGACCTCGGCACCGTTCGCCCCGACCCTGCGCGACGGGCGGCTGTACGGACGCGGCAGCGCCGACAACAAGGCCCAGCACCTCGCCGTGCTGCACGGCCTGCGGGCGCTGCTGGCGGCGCGACCGGACCTGCCGGTCGACGTCAGCGTGATCATCGACGGTGAGGAGGAGACCACCTCCCCGTCGCTCGGGCCGGTGCTCGCCGCGCACCGCGCCACCGTCGGCAGCGACCTGGTCGTCGCCACCGACGGCGCGATGCACCGCTCGGGTGCGCCGACGGTGGTCCGCGGCTGCCGTGGCCTGGTGTACGTCGAGGTCGCGGTCACCGGCGCCGAGCGCGAGCTGCACGGCGGCTCGTACGGCGGCGCCGTACCCAATGCGGCGTCACGGCTGGTCGCGGCGCTGGCCTCCCTCCACGACGCCGACGGGAGGGTGGCGGTGGCCGGATTCCCCGACAGCACTGCGGATCCTGAGGCGCCCGCGTTGCGGCCGCACCTTGGGATCGCCGGGCTGGGTGGGGGCTTCCAGGGTCAGGGCATGAAGACCGTCGTCCCGCACCGGGCGCACGCGAAGGTCGAGTGCCGGCTGGTGCCGGGGCAGCCCGCGCGCGAGGTCGGGGCGGCCGTGGTCGCCCACCTGGAGCGGTTCGCCGGCGTCTCGGCGCGGGTGATCGGTGCGACCGACCCCTACCGGTGCGCCGCGGACGAGCCGTGGCTCGGCACGGTCGTCGACGCGCTCGCGCGGGCCGGCGGTACCGCGCCGGAGGTCGTCACGTCCCTCGGCGGCACGCTGCCGTTGGCCGCGCTCGCCGACGGTCTGGACGCGCCCGTCCTGCTGGTGCCGCTCGCCGGCGCCGACCAGAACAACCACGGCGTGGACGAGAACGTCCGCGTCGACGACTACCGCTACGGCATGCGGGCCGCGGTGGCGATCACCGCGGCCGTCGCGGCCGTCGCGGCGCGGAGCGAGGAGGAACGATGA
- a CDS encoding ABC transporter ATP-binding protein, with amino-acid sequence MTAPSQRVALAGVSVDYGKGPVVTDLDLTVAPGEITALLGQSGCGKSTTLRAIAGLVTPTAGTIHFGDDDVTFTPPWRRELGLVFQNHALFPHLSVARNVEYGLRRRMSRPERRRRVAEMLALVGLEEFAESEPAQLSGGQSQRAALARALAPAPRILLLDEPFSALDANLRDRMRAEVESIIRKVGVTTVMVTHDQDEAMSMADRVAIMAEGRILEVAAPEDIFRRPAFAYTARFVGASNLLAGQIEGTGGATRFRVGETALALAVPATAVPAAHALAIKPEDVLLDPAAGTDVVLDAELAGSKFHGAVRDLTWTVPVLGGAVVRSRVPAGSVVPDVGGRGRIGWRSDRAALVHDPDRGAA; translated from the coding sequence ATGACGGCACCATCGCAGCGTGTCGCGCTCGCCGGCGTGAGCGTCGACTACGGCAAGGGCCCGGTGGTCACCGACCTCGACCTGACGGTCGCGCCCGGCGAGATCACCGCCCTCCTGGGGCAGAGCGGCTGCGGCAAGTCGACCACCCTGCGGGCCATCGCCGGCCTGGTGACGCCGACGGCGGGCACCATCCACTTCGGCGACGACGACGTCACGTTCACCCCGCCGTGGCGGCGCGAGCTGGGCCTGGTCTTCCAGAACCACGCGCTCTTCCCGCACCTGAGCGTGGCCCGCAACGTCGAGTACGGGCTGCGGCGCCGGATGTCCCGTCCGGAGCGGCGCCGGCGGGTCGCCGAGATGCTCGCTCTGGTCGGACTGGAGGAGTTCGCGGAGTCCGAGCCGGCCCAGCTCTCGGGCGGTCAGTCACAGCGTGCGGCCCTGGCCCGGGCGCTGGCGCCCGCGCCGCGGATCCTCCTGCTCGACGAGCCGTTCTCGGCGCTGGACGCCAACCTGCGCGACCGGATGCGGGCGGAGGTCGAGTCGATCATCCGCAAGGTCGGGGTGACGACGGTGATGGTCACCCACGACCAGGACGAGGCGATGTCGATGGCCGACCGCGTGGCGATCATGGCCGAGGGCCGGATCCTCGAGGTCGCCGCGCCGGAGGACATCTTCCGGCGGCCCGCCTTCGCCTACACCGCGCGCTTCGTCGGGGCCTCCAACCTCCTGGCGGGCCAGATCGAGGGGACCGGCGGCGCGACGCGGTTCCGGGTCGGCGAGACGGCCCTCGCGCTGGCGGTGCCCGCGACGGCGGTGCCGGCGGCCCATGCGCTGGCGATCAAGCCGGAGGACGTCCTCCTCGACCCGGCCGCCGGCACCGACGTGGTGCTCGACGCAGAGCTGGCCGGCAGCAAGTTCCACGGCGCGGTCCGCGATCTCACCTGGACGGTGCCCGTGCTCGGCGGCGCCGTCGTCCGCTCGCGGGTGCCGGCGGGCTCCGTCGTGCCCGACGTCGGCGGCCGCGGCCGGATCGGCTGGCGCAGCGACCGGGCGGCGCTCGTCCACGACCCCGACCGGGGTGCCGCGTGA
- a CDS encoding amidase family protein produces MSGSPELHELTAEAAAAEIRARRLSPVELVDAVLARIEKIDPGLSCFATVDADGARAAARAAEAQVTSGAELGALHGVPCSVKDLIDVRGLPTIRGAVPFADTVAQADAPAATLLRQAGAVCVGKTTTPEFGWSFITASPVTGRTLNPWRPDRTAGGSSGGAGAALAAGMGPLAVATDGGGSIRLPAAFTGVVGLKPTSGRVPTYPPSDLGTLGHLGPMARSVRDVARLLDVLTGHTGAEVGPMARACGRPVEHLRVGYSPALNGGPVDPEVRAVVDAWVAALVAAGVPVTRFDLVLDGVEDTWDRLYAQSITRQVDALPPSAQEQLSPQLRAFIDSTRALPRSAGPDAELVRRTVAARADAVLRDYDLVITPTTSTVAFDAGLEHPGTVAGVAVGLTDWARLTQVWNLTGFPAISLPAGTTADGLPVGVQIAGPTHGDAVVLALAAYAERALGPRLPRRVAG; encoded by the coding sequence ATGAGCGGGTCTCCCGAGCTGCACGAGCTCACCGCCGAGGCCGCCGCCGCCGAGATCCGGGCCCGCCGGCTCTCGCCGGTCGAGCTGGTCGACGCGGTGCTCGCGCGCATCGAGAAGATCGACCCGGGCCTGTCCTGCTTCGCGACCGTCGACGCCGACGGCGCGCGGGCCGCCGCCCGGGCCGCCGAGGCGCAGGTGACCTCCGGCGCCGAGCTTGGCGCCCTGCACGGCGTCCCGTGCTCGGTGAAGGACCTGATCGACGTGCGCGGGCTGCCGACGATCCGCGGCGCCGTACCGTTCGCGGACACCGTGGCCCAGGCCGACGCACCCGCCGCGACCCTCCTGCGGCAGGCGGGCGCGGTCTGCGTGGGGAAGACGACGACCCCGGAGTTCGGCTGGTCCTTCATCACCGCCAGCCCGGTCACGGGCCGCACCCTCAACCCGTGGCGCCCGGACCGGACCGCGGGCGGCTCCTCGGGCGGCGCGGGCGCCGCGCTCGCCGCGGGGATGGGGCCGCTTGCGGTCGCCACCGACGGCGGCGGCTCGATCCGGCTCCCCGCGGCGTTCACCGGGGTGGTCGGGCTCAAGCCGACCAGCGGCCGGGTGCCGACGTACCCGCCGAGCGACCTGGGCACCCTGGGCCACCTCGGACCGATGGCCCGCAGCGTCCGCGACGTGGCCCGGCTGCTCGACGTGCTGACCGGGCACACCGGAGCCGAGGTGGGGCCGATGGCGCGTGCCTGCGGGCGGCCCGTGGAGCATCTGCGGGTCGGCTACTCGCCCGCGCTGAACGGGGGACCGGTCGATCCGGAGGTCCGAGCGGTCGTCGACGCGTGGGTCGCGGCCCTGGTCGCGGCCGGCGTACCGGTGACCCGCTTCGACCTGGTCCTCGACGGCGTCGAGGACACCTGGGACCGGCTCTACGCCCAGTCGATCACCCGGCAGGTCGATGCGCTGCCGCCGTCCGCGCAAGAGCAGCTCAGCCCGCAGCTGCGCGCGTTCATCGACTCGACCCGCGCCCTGCCCCGCAGCGCGGGGCCCGATGCCGAGCTGGTGCGGCGTACCGTCGCGGCCCGGGCGGACGCGGTGCTGCGCGACTACGACCTGGTCATCACCCCGACGACCAGCACCGTCGCCTTCGACGCCGGGCTGGAGCACCCTGGCACGGTCGCGGGCGTGGCTGTCGGGCTCACCGACTGGGCGCGGCTCACCCAGGTCTGGAACCTCACGGGCTTCCCGGCCATCTCGCTGCCGGCGGGCACCACCGCCGACGGGCTCCCGGTCGGCGTACAGATCGCGGGTCCCACGCATGGCGACGCCGTGGTGCTGGCGCTGGCGGCGTACGCCGAGCGGGCACTGGGACCCCGGCTCCCACGTCGGGTGGCGGGTTGA
- a CDS encoding extracellular solute-binding protein: MSLNGSQNASRRLGERDEWAQDVATRLGSSTHLAQTRASLGGLVTAARSRRDVLKWLGIGAGVAAAPTLLAACGGDSSPAAGASATGIPDGSGRTLSVSVWGGETERAFKETVEPVFRKLTGAKVQYDTGSGGERFNKLLAQASAPTVDVFVNSGENVFQANRQGLLADIDTRRVPNAADIADWAKLFPYGISYGLVAFGLTRAAGVPALTSWSDLWRPDLAGKLGLPGIGHTQMPMFLIMAAELNGGSESDIDPGLKALAKLDPAVLQYFWGEWADRAKAGEVSVVPEFNYSLLGANDAGVGFTFDFPEEKAIAADNTMAIVKGRPNEDLAHVFLDVAFDADVQTAFCGEWLGSPANVKATIAPKIAGRVPLAADILDQVRFFDLGKIATKRAEWTERLNSEVLPSWE; the protein is encoded by the coding sequence ATGTCTCTCAACGGTTCGCAGAATGCGTCACGCCGGCTCGGGGAGCGTGACGAGTGGGCACAGGATGTCGCGACACGGCTCGGGTCGTCCACCCACCTGGCGCAGACGCGCGCGTCCCTCGGCGGGCTGGTCACCGCGGCCAGGTCGCGGCGCGACGTCCTGAAGTGGCTCGGCATCGGCGCCGGTGTCGCCGCGGCACCGACCCTGTTGGCCGCCTGCGGCGGCGACAGCAGCCCGGCGGCCGGCGCGTCGGCGACCGGGATCCCCGACGGCAGCGGGCGCACCCTGTCGGTCTCGGTCTGGGGCGGCGAGACCGAGCGGGCGTTCAAGGAGACCGTCGAGCCGGTCTTCCGCAAGCTCACCGGCGCCAAGGTGCAGTACGACACCGGGTCGGGCGGCGAGCGCTTCAACAAGCTGCTCGCCCAGGCCAGCGCGCCGACCGTCGACGTCTTCGTCAACTCCGGTGAGAACGTCTTCCAGGCCAACCGGCAGGGCCTTCTCGCCGACATCGACACCCGCCGGGTCCCCAACGCCGCGGACATCGCGGACTGGGCGAAGCTGTTCCCGTACGGCATCTCCTACGGCCTCGTCGCGTTCGGTCTCACCCGGGCGGCCGGCGTGCCGGCGCTGACGAGCTGGTCGGACCTGTGGCGGCCCGACCTCGCGGGCAAGCTCGGGCTGCCGGGGATCGGGCACACCCAGATGCCGATGTTCCTGATCATGGCGGCCGAGCTGAACGGCGGCTCCGAGAGCGACATCGATCCCGGCCTGAAGGCGCTGGCGAAGCTCGACCCCGCCGTGCTCCAGTACTTCTGGGGCGAGTGGGCCGACCGCGCCAAGGCGGGCGAGGTGAGCGTCGTACCGGAGTTCAACTACTCCCTGCTCGGCGCCAACGACGCCGGGGTGGGCTTCACCTTCGACTTCCCGGAGGAGAAGGCGATCGCCGCCGACAACACGATGGCGATCGTCAAGGGTCGGCCCAACGAGGACCTGGCGCACGTCTTCCTCGACGTCGCCTTCGACGCCGACGTGCAGACCGCCTTCTGTGGCGAGTGGCTCGGTTCGCCGGCCAACGTCAAGGCCACGATCGCGCCCAAGATCGCCGGCAGGGTCCCGCTCGCGGCGGACATCCTCGACCAGGTCCGCTTCTTCGACCTGGGCAAGATCGCGACCAAGCGCGCGGAGTGGACCGAGCGGCTCAACTCCGAGGTGCTGCCCTCGTGGGAGTGA
- a CDS encoding DUF1028 domain-containing protein, with amino-acid sequence MTFSVVARDPGSGSFGVAIATARPSVGARSAFVTAGVGACATQAIVNPALAGAVLAGLTGAAGGDADAALRAALADDPGAARRQVLLAGPDGTAAHTGDEVAGWNGHLVEPDVAVGGNLLADGEPLPAMLAAFHACPGDLADRLLAALAAGDAAGGDSRGRESAALLVVDDRPWPAVDLRIDHDADPVGALGRLLTRWRTHWTAYDETGVFVPADPPGAVR; translated from the coding sequence ATGACCTTCTCCGTCGTCGCGAGGGATCCGGGCTCCGGCAGCTTCGGGGTCGCGATCGCGACCGCCCGGCCGAGCGTCGGGGCGCGCTCCGCGTTCGTCACCGCGGGGGTGGGTGCCTGCGCGACCCAGGCGATCGTGAATCCGGCGCTGGCCGGTGCCGTGCTCGCCGGACTCACGGGTGCCGCCGGGGGAGACGCGGACGCCGCGCTCCGGGCGGCCCTCGCGGACGATCCCGGCGCCGCGCGCCGCCAGGTGCTCCTCGCCGGGCCGGACGGCACCGCCGCCCACACCGGCGACGAGGTGGCTGGCTGGAACGGCCACCTCGTCGAGCCGGACGTCGCCGTCGGCGGCAATCTGCTCGCCGACGGCGAGCCCCTGCCGGCGATGCTCGCGGCCTTCCACGCCTGCCCGGGTGACCTGGCCGACCGGCTGCTGGCCGCGCTCGCGGCCGGCGACGCCGCGGGTGGCGACAGCCGGGGACGCGAGTCGGCCGCGCTGCTGGTGGTCGACGACCGGCCCTGGCCCGCGGTCGACCTCCGGATCGACCACGACGCCGACCCGGTGGGTGCGCTGGGCCGGTTGCTGACGCGCTGGCGGACCCACTGGACGGCGTACGACGAGACGGGCGTGTTCGTCCCCGCGGATCCGCCGGGGGCCGTGCGATGA
- a CDS encoding ABC transporter permease subunit → MGVIPRRVRGARASTSHVIGGSGLSVLPAVIAFAVAVLVPAAVIFHQSLQPNPLGDPSAPHDTWGNYHRLLTDPIYRDVLLRTLRVSVVGGIASVVIGLALVIGLTAFRRKEVSSVWLFLLVAPILSGPVITVLGWMGLFVEGGIGYRVVNALRPLWGGTPGRVAETEIAMTIGTVHFVVPFIVLTLYPIARTVSKDLLEASLTLGVPPVRTVFRVVLPLCRPGILAASIVGLAMAMSAFVNARFLGGERNLVLTTLVSQLVNTFNPTLAAASSVLLVGLGLLLVAVYGRVLSRSVRREAAR, encoded by the coding sequence GTGGGAGTGATTCCTCGCCGGGTCCGCGGCGCGCGGGCCTCGACGAGCCACGTCATCGGAGGGTCCGGGCTGTCGGTGCTGCCGGCGGTGATCGCCTTCGCCGTCGCGGTGCTCGTGCCGGCCGCGGTGATCTTCCACCAGAGCCTCCAGCCCAACCCGCTCGGCGATCCCAGCGCCCCGCACGACACCTGGGGGAACTACCACCGCCTGCTCACCGACCCGATCTATCGGGACGTGCTGCTGCGGACGCTTCGGGTCAGCGTGGTCGGCGGGATCGCGAGCGTCGTGATCGGGCTGGCCCTGGTGATCGGGCTGACCGCCTTCCGCCGCAAGGAGGTCAGCTCGGTGTGGCTGTTCCTCCTCGTCGCGCCGATCCTGTCGGGCCCGGTCATCACGGTGCTCGGCTGGATGGGCCTCTTCGTCGAGGGCGGCATCGGCTACCGGGTGGTCAACGCGCTGCGTCCCCTGTGGGGCGGTACGCCGGGCCGGGTGGCGGAGACCGAGATCGCGATGACGATAGGGACGGTCCACTTCGTCGTCCCGTTCATCGTCCTCACGCTCTATCCGATCGCCCGCACGGTCTCCAAGGATCTCCTGGAGGCGTCGCTGACGCTGGGGGTCCCGCCCGTGCGCACGGTGTTCCGGGTGGTGCTCCCGCTGTGCCGGCCCGGGATCCTCGCGGCCTCGATCGTCGGTCTGGCGATGGCGATGAGCGCGTTCGTCAATGCCCGCTTCCTCGGTGGGGAACGCAATCTGGTGCTGACCACGCTGGTGAGCCAGCTGGTCAACACCTTCAACCCCACCCTCGCGGCCGCGAGCTCGGTCCTCCTCGTCGGCCTGGGCCTGCTCCTGGTCGCCGTCTACGGCCGGGTGCTCAGTCGCAGCGTCCGCCGTGAGGCCGCTCGATGA
- a CDS encoding acyl-ACP desaturase: MSTAKHLLEELEPVVAENLDRHLGLAQEWHPHDYIPWSEGRDFAFLGGEDWAPEQSRLSETAKAAMFTNLLTEDNLPSYHREIATRFGRDGAWGTWVGRWTAEENRHGIAMRDYLVVTRGVDPVELERARMDYMTSGYDSGDKTPLEAVTYVSFQELATRVSHRNTGKVTNDPIADRMLARIAKDENLHMVFYRNIVAAALEIAPDETMRAIADEVIGFEMPGATMAGFRRNSMIIAKAGIYDLRLHHDDVIMPILRHWDVFERTGLGAVGEQARDDLAAFLEGLDTQAARFVERRAEHRARAAAHADSDTTLDIAT, from the coding sequence GTGAGTACTGCGAAGCACCTGCTGGAGGAACTGGAGCCGGTGGTGGCGGAGAACCTCGACCGCCACCTCGGCCTGGCCCAGGAGTGGCACCCGCACGACTACATCCCCTGGAGCGAGGGACGCGACTTCGCGTTCCTGGGCGGGGAGGACTGGGCTCCGGAACAGTCCCGGCTCTCGGAGACCGCCAAGGCGGCGATGTTCACCAACCTGCTGACCGAGGACAACCTGCCGTCGTACCACCGCGAGATCGCCACCCGGTTCGGCCGCGACGGCGCGTGGGGCACCTGGGTGGGGCGGTGGACGGCCGAGGAGAACCGGCACGGCATCGCGATGCGCGACTACCTGGTGGTGACCCGGGGCGTGGATCCGGTCGAGCTGGAGCGCGCGCGGATGGACTACATGACGTCCGGCTACGACTCGGGCGACAAGACGCCGCTGGAGGCGGTGACGTACGTGTCCTTCCAGGAGCTCGCCACCCGCGTCTCGCACCGCAACACCGGCAAGGTCACCAACGACCCGATCGCCGACCGGATGCTCGCCCGGATCGCCAAGGACGAGAACCTGCACATGGTGTTCTACCGCAACATCGTGGCTGCGGCGCTGGAGATCGCGCCCGACGAGACCATGCGCGCGATCGCCGACGAGGTCATCGGGTTCGAGATGCCGGGGGCCACGATGGCGGGCTTCCGGCGCAACTCGATGATCATCGCCAAGGCCGGCATCTACGACCTGCGGCTGCACCACGACGACGTCATCATGCCGATCCTGCGGCACTGGGACGTCTTCGAGCGCACCGGCCTCGGCGCCGTCGGCGAGCAGGCCCGCGACGACCTCGCCGCCTTCCTCGAGGGCCTGGACACCCAGGCCGCCCGCTTCGTCGAACGGCGGGCCGAGCACCGCGCCCGTGCCGCCGCCCACGCCGACAGCGACACGACGCTCGACATCGCCACCTGA
- a CDS encoding nuclear transport factor 2 family protein, which produces MESLDLPERYADLDLHVEGGSADDLRALLVAYHTYMVANDHLDFGLLSTVWDDAAENLFFNTNGHTYEGLADWENIWNFYRPQFALVAPYLPGRLRVGIADGLAFIASDRVTRFKRWVGGDLEHNPAAYRSTLVLRRGDDGWRVVHAHFSTEDEGLRPDRDPAGAPA; this is translated from the coding sequence ATGGAGTCCCTGGACCTGCCCGAGCGCTACGCCGACCTCGACCTGCACGTGGAGGGAGGATCGGCCGACGACCTGCGGGCGCTCCTCGTGGCGTACCACACCTACATGGTCGCCAACGACCACCTCGACTTCGGGCTGCTCTCGACCGTGTGGGACGACGCGGCCGAGAACCTCTTCTTCAACACCAACGGCCACACCTACGAGGGGCTGGCGGACTGGGAGAACATCTGGAACTTCTACCGTCCGCAGTTCGCCCTGGTGGCGCCGTACCTGCCGGGGAGGCTGCGGGTGGGCATCGCCGACGGCCTCGCCTTCATCGCCTCGGACCGGGTGACCCGGTTCAAGCGCTGGGTGGGCGGCGACCTGGAGCACAACCCGGCGGCGTACCGCAGCACGCTCGTGCTGCGCCGCGGGGACGACGGCTGGCGGGTCGTGCACGCGCACTTCTCGACCGAGGACGAGGGGCTGCGGCCGGACCGGGATCCCGCCGGGGCGCCGGCATGA
- a CDS encoding FadR/GntR family transcriptional regulator produces MAGSPGQVGSGDGTAYGRLAEFLRQQIVAGVLKPNDRLPAEPELSDAYQVSRNTAREALRVLASQGFVTSKRGTSGGTFVAHPSTDQLGAQLGVGLGLLAESEAIPLEKLIETREMLEVPAAEIAAMRRTDEELAELQRCVDDTGRVAPDGTYEHNRAFHGVLLRATHNPVIEVIAEPVFEVLHRRMNRGSMSPETHQRVNDEHREIAQAIEARDPLAAREATRAHLRSLRRLYSTIDKRVPHDPK; encoded by the coding sequence ATGGCAGGTTCCCCCGGACAGGTCGGCTCGGGCGACGGTACGGCCTACGGACGTCTTGCGGAGTTCCTGCGCCAACAGATCGTGGCGGGGGTGTTGAAGCCGAACGACCGGTTGCCTGCTGAGCCCGAGCTCTCCGATGCCTACCAGGTCAGTCGGAACACGGCTAGGGAGGCCCTTCGGGTGTTGGCGAGCCAAGGGTTCGTGACCTCCAAGCGCGGCACGTCCGGGGGGACGTTCGTGGCGCATCCGTCGACCGATCAGCTGGGAGCTCAACTCGGTGTCGGCTTGGGGCTTCTCGCTGAGTCGGAGGCGATTCCGTTGGAGAAGCTCATCGAAACACGCGAGATGCTGGAGGTTCCTGCGGCCGAGATCGCCGCGATGAGACGAACCGACGAGGAGCTCGCCGAACTGCAGCGGTGCGTCGACGACACCGGCAGGGTGGCCCCCGACGGCACCTACGAACACAACCGGGCCTTTCACGGTGTGTTGCTGCGCGCGACCCACAATCCGGTCATCGAGGTCATCGCGGAGCCGGTCTTCGAAGTCCTCCACCGCCGCATGAATCGAGGCTCCATGTCCCCCGAGACGCACCAGCGGGTCAATGACGAACACCGCGAGATCGCCCAGGCCATCGAGGCGCGCGACCCCCTGGCGGCACGCGAGGCCACCCGGGCGCACCTCCGCAGCCTCCGGCGGCTGTACAGCACGATCGACAAGCGTGTGCCGCACGATCCGAAGTGA